The Anolis carolinensis isolate JA03-04 chromosome 1, rAnoCar3.1.pri, whole genome shotgun sequence genome window below encodes:
- the dglucy gene encoding D-glutamate cyclase, mitochondrial isoform X1, translating to MASAESLSNLVDEEMVFIGNLKTLLPCAVRNLIRSNKLSIRNTSGMAEGFKQANVIILHKSLADDFEIFCQANDGPLPLLYRSKPGEWKCTYLSNDSDIRTDCPQYRKYEHGECTGILTSLEEYSRQLKDMVTFYLGCSFTFEKALQESAVPIRNVEQKCNVSMYKTTVPCYGTERFHCNLIVTMRPIPQDKLEVVVQTTHRMKKSHGAPVHIGNPGLLGIKNLSSPDYGDAVQAHPGDVPVFWACGVTGIEAVCNCKSSLAFTHSPGCMFITDLKDNDAVPDQELPKVYCISWNPLYYSITATAAVQKIRCLEETIGVDPGNRGVKHLYSQGELLKACLSMSHAQSVLITTGFPTHFKYDPPEENDGPPGAIAMAAMLKALGKNVVIVTDQRALNLNKKIIKEAVEQGVMETPVPVISYHSHSADSALQFLCEHGNTEKPRYDHLIAIERAGMAADGNYYNARKINIKHLVDPIDELFLAARNIPGITTSGIGDGGNELGMGKVKEAVKKYISNGDVIACIVEADFTVTAGVSNWGGYAVACALYILNTCEVHDRYLRKAVGFPRLSKKACWASALPSVAKEEKLLHILQQNEVRSGRTASLEMEVDGLPFYNVHSLMIERLLKATLM from the exons ATGGCTTCAGCGGAATCACTAAGCAACTTAGTG gatgaagagatgGTGTTCATAGGAAACCTGAAAACTCTTTTGCCGTGTGCTGTCAGAAATCTAATACGATCAAATAAACTCAGCAttaggaatacttctggaatggcAGAAG GTTTTAAACAGGCAAATGTTATTATTCTACACAAATCTCTTGCGGATGACTTTGAAATATTTTGCCAAGCAAATGATGGTCCTCTTCCACTACTGTATAGAAGTAAACCGGGTGAATGGAAATGCACATATCTGAGTAATGATTCTGATATTAG AACTGACTGTCCACAGTACAGAAAATATGAGCATGGAGAATGTACAGGAATTCTGACAAGCCTGGAAGAATATTCCCGACAGCTTAAAGACATGGTGACTTTCTATCTAGGCTGCAGTTTCACATTTGAAAAGGCACTTCAGGAATCTGCTGTTCCAATAAGAAATGTAGAACAGAAATGTAATGTAAGCATGTACAAG actACTGTCCCTTGCTATGGTACTGAAAGATTTCACTGCAATCTAATAGTAACAATGAGACCTATTCCTCAAGACAAATTGGAAGTAGTTGTGCAAACCACCCATCGAATGAAAAAGTCACATGGAGCACCAGTTCACATTGGTAACCCTG GTCTCTTAGGAATCAAAAATCTTTCCAGTCCAGATTATGGTGATGCAGTACAGGCTCATCCTGGAGATGTTCCAGTCTTTTGGGCCTGTGGAGTAACAGGAATAGAAGCTGTCTGTAATTGCA AATCTTCACTGGCTTTTACCCATTCTCCTGGTTGTATGTTTATTACCGACTTGAAAGACAATGATGCTGTACCTGATCAAGAACTCCCCAAAGTTTATTGTATCAGCTGGAATCCTTTGTATTACAGCATCACAGCAACAGCAGCTGTACAAAAAATCAGATGTTTAGAAGAGACGATAGGAGTAGACCCAG GGAACAGAGGTGTGAAACATTTGTATTCTCAGGGTGAACTCCTGAAAGCATGTTTATCCATGTCCCATGCCCAGTCGGTATTGATAACTACTGGATTTCCTACCCATTTCAAGTATGATCCACCTGAAGAGAATGATGGGCCCCCTGGAGCCATTGCAATGGCAGCCATGTTGAAAGCCTTGGGGAAAAATGTAGTCATAGTGACTGATCAAAGAGCTCTCAATCTGAATAAAAAGATAATCAAAGAGGCTGTTGAACAAG GAGTAATGGAGACACCAGTTCCTGTAATTAGCTATCATAGCCATTCTGCAGATTCAGCTCTGCAGTTCCTGTGTGAACATGGAAATACAGAAAAGCCTAG ATATGACCACCTAATTGCAATAGAACGTGCTGGAATGGCAGCTGATGGAAATTATTATAATGCAAGAAAAATTAACATTAAACATTTAGTGGATCCCATTGATGAACTGTTTCTAGCTGCAAGAAATATCCCAGGAATTACTACATCAG GCATTGGGGATGGAGGAAATGAATTAGGAATGGGAAAAGTGAAAGAAGCTgtaaagaaatacatttcaaatggAGATGTTATTGCTTGTATTGTAGAAGCTGACTTTACAGTTACTGCAG gaGTTTCTAATTGGGGAGGCTATGCAGTTGCTTGTGCACTGTATATTCTTAATACATGTGAAGTACATGATCGTTACCTGAGGAAAGCTGTTGGGTTTCCCAGATTATCCAAGAAAGCATGTTGGGCATCAGCACTACCTTCTGTTGCTAAG
- the dglucy gene encoding D-glutamate cyclase, mitochondrial isoform X2, with protein sequence MVFIGNLKTLLPCAVRNLIRSNKLSIRNTSGMAEGFKQANVIILHKSLADDFEIFCQANDGPLPLLYRSKPGEWKCTYLSNDSDIRTDCPQYRKYEHGECTGILTSLEEYSRQLKDMVTFYLGCSFTFEKALQESAVPIRNVEQKCNVSMYKTTVPCYGTERFHCNLIVTMRPIPQDKLEVVVQTTHRMKKSHGAPVHIGNPGLLGIKNLSSPDYGDAVQAHPGDVPVFWACGVTGIEAVCNCKSSLAFTHSPGCMFITDLKDNDAVPDQELPKVYCISWNPLYYSITATAAVQKIRCLEETIGVDPGNRGVKHLYSQGELLKACLSMSHAQSVLITTGFPTHFKYDPPEENDGPPGAIAMAAMLKALGKNVVIVTDQRALNLNKKIIKEAVEQGVMETPVPVISYHSHSADSALQFLCEHGNTEKPRYDHLIAIERAGMAADGNYYNARKINIKHLVDPIDELFLAARNIPGITTSGIGDGGNELGMGKVKEAVKKYISNGDVIACIVEADFTVTAGVSNWGGYAVACALYILNTCEVHDRYLRKAVGFPRLSKKACWASALPSVAKEEKLLHILQQNEVRSGRTASLEMEVDGLPFYNVHSLMIERLLKATLM encoded by the exons atgGTGTTCATAGGAAACCTGAAAACTCTTTTGCCGTGTGCTGTCAGAAATCTAATACGATCAAATAAACTCAGCAttaggaatacttctggaatggcAGAAG GTTTTAAACAGGCAAATGTTATTATTCTACACAAATCTCTTGCGGATGACTTTGAAATATTTTGCCAAGCAAATGATGGTCCTCTTCCACTACTGTATAGAAGTAAACCGGGTGAATGGAAATGCACATATCTGAGTAATGATTCTGATATTAG AACTGACTGTCCACAGTACAGAAAATATGAGCATGGAGAATGTACAGGAATTCTGACAAGCCTGGAAGAATATTCCCGACAGCTTAAAGACATGGTGACTTTCTATCTAGGCTGCAGTTTCACATTTGAAAAGGCACTTCAGGAATCTGCTGTTCCAATAAGAAATGTAGAACAGAAATGTAATGTAAGCATGTACAAG actACTGTCCCTTGCTATGGTACTGAAAGATTTCACTGCAATCTAATAGTAACAATGAGACCTATTCCTCAAGACAAATTGGAAGTAGTTGTGCAAACCACCCATCGAATGAAAAAGTCACATGGAGCACCAGTTCACATTGGTAACCCTG GTCTCTTAGGAATCAAAAATCTTTCCAGTCCAGATTATGGTGATGCAGTACAGGCTCATCCTGGAGATGTTCCAGTCTTTTGGGCCTGTGGAGTAACAGGAATAGAAGCTGTCTGTAATTGCA AATCTTCACTGGCTTTTACCCATTCTCCTGGTTGTATGTTTATTACCGACTTGAAAGACAATGATGCTGTACCTGATCAAGAACTCCCCAAAGTTTATTGTATCAGCTGGAATCCTTTGTATTACAGCATCACAGCAACAGCAGCTGTACAAAAAATCAGATGTTTAGAAGAGACGATAGGAGTAGACCCAG GGAACAGAGGTGTGAAACATTTGTATTCTCAGGGTGAACTCCTGAAAGCATGTTTATCCATGTCCCATGCCCAGTCGGTATTGATAACTACTGGATTTCCTACCCATTTCAAGTATGATCCACCTGAAGAGAATGATGGGCCCCCTGGAGCCATTGCAATGGCAGCCATGTTGAAAGCCTTGGGGAAAAATGTAGTCATAGTGACTGATCAAAGAGCTCTCAATCTGAATAAAAAGATAATCAAAGAGGCTGTTGAACAAG GAGTAATGGAGACACCAGTTCCTGTAATTAGCTATCATAGCCATTCTGCAGATTCAGCTCTGCAGTTCCTGTGTGAACATGGAAATACAGAAAAGCCTAG ATATGACCACCTAATTGCAATAGAACGTGCTGGAATGGCAGCTGATGGAAATTATTATAATGCAAGAAAAATTAACATTAAACATTTAGTGGATCCCATTGATGAACTGTTTCTAGCTGCAAGAAATATCCCAGGAATTACTACATCAG GCATTGGGGATGGAGGAAATGAATTAGGAATGGGAAAAGTGAAAGAAGCTgtaaagaaatacatttcaaatggAGATGTTATTGCTTGTATTGTAGAAGCTGACTTTACAGTTACTGCAG gaGTTTCTAATTGGGGAGGCTATGCAGTTGCTTGTGCACTGTATATTCTTAATACATGTGAAGTACATGATCGTTACCTGAGGAAAGCTGTTGGGTTTCCCAGATTATCCAAGAAAGCATGTTGGGCATCAGCACTACCTTCTGTTGCTAAG